Sequence from the candidate division WOR-3 bacterium genome:
AATGGTTGAAGAAGCAATTAAAAGAACCGAAGCGGCAGGATTAAGTCATTTAGTAGAATATGTTTTAGGAAATGCCTTAGATTTACCATTTAAGCAAGAGACTTTTGATGTGGTTTGGGGACAAGAAGCTTGGTGCTATATCACTGATAAGAAAAGATTAATCAACGAAGCCTATCGGGTTTTGAAAAAAGGTGGAAAAATCGGTTTTACTGACTGGATTATCACTGGTGAACCTTCACCGGCTGAACTTCAAGAACTTTTGGATTCAATGACCTTTCCTTATATGGAAACCTTTGAAGGCTATCAAAAATTATTAAAAGAGGCTGGATTTGAAATCTTAATTGCCCGTGACGAAACTGAAGATTTCCATAATTATTTTATTGAATATCAAAAGAAAGTTCACGGTGAATTAAAAGATATTATCCTTAATGATTTTGGTAAAGATATTTTTGATTTTGCCTCCTATTTAGTAAATCTTTGGGAAAAGGCATCAAGAGAGCATAAAGTTGGTAGAGGATTTTATGTAGCGATAAAGAAGTGAAAAAAGATATTTATGAGAAATTAGCCAAAGCGGTCTTTAGTCTAAATCTTTCTTTAACAGAAAAGATTTCTCAAGAAATTGTTAAAAATAATTTAGATTGCCAGAAAGCAATTTTTCAAGGTCTTGTTTTAGGAATAAAAAAGGTTTCGGATTATTTTGCTCGAGGAAAATATTTTATACCGGAAGTTCTCGTTGCTGCTGAATGTTTTTATAAAGGTTTTGAAATATTAAAAACCAATCTAAAAAATCCTTTACCCAGCAAAGGAAAAATTATTTTAGCAGTGGTTGAAGGTGATATCCACGATATTGGTAAAAATATTGTTAAACTAATGGCGGAAATGGATGGTTTTCAAGTAATTGATTTAGGTCGAGATTGCCCGAAAGAGAAAATTTTGGAAACTGCTCTTAAAGAGAAACCGGAGATTATTGGACTTTCTGCCTTAATGACAACAACGATGTTAGAAATGGAAAAAGTAATAAAATTATTAAAAGAGAATAACATAAAAGCCAAAGTGGTGATTGGCGGTGCGCCAACTTCCCAACTTTTTGCCCAAAAGATTGGTGCTGATGGATACGCTCCCGATGCTGTTTCCGGTGTTAAATTATTTAACCAATTGATTAATGATTGAAAATATCAAAGTCTTTCCCTTAGTAGTTGCCAACCATGCAGCCTATTTAACCGGTCAAAAAGAGAGGGAACTTTATTGCGACGGTGAAAAACTGGCAAAGGCTCTTTTGTACTGCCAGAAATATTATAATTACGATGCGGTAATTGTCTTTTCCGATGTTTATGTGGAAATGGAAGCAATGGGCGGAATTTTATCTTTTCCGGAAGATGCGCCACCAGTAGTAAAAAGTTATCCTCGTATAATTAAAGTTGCCAATCCTTATACCGATGGCCGAATAAAAGAAATATTAAAGGCTGCTACTTTCTTAAAAAAATATCTTAAAAATATCCCAATTTTTGTCTCTTTAAAAGGACCCTTTTCCCTTGCCTGTCTCTTGGTAGAAGCAGAAAGATTCTTTATGATGCTTGTTGAAAAGGAAAAGAAAGCAAGAGAGTTAATAAATATTGCCTTTGAAAATCAATTGAAATATTTAAAAGCAATCTTAGAGATTAATTGTATCCCTTTTATTGGTGATCCTTTTGCTTCCGGTTCGCTGATTGGTTATAATCTTTTTGAAAATTATGCCTTGCCACCTTTAAAAGAACTTATTAAAGAAGCAAAATTTTGTGGACTCCATATCTGTGGTGAGACAAAAAATCTTTTGCCTTTAATAATTGAGACAAAAGCGAAGATTATCTCGTTAGAAACGGATATTCAATTTGCCAAGAGATATTTTCCCGAAGATATTTATCTTATGGGCTCAGTGCCTACTGATTTGTTAGTTAATGGTGATATCTTTCAAGTCAAAGAGGAATGCGAGAAAGAAATTTTAGCCGGTGGCAAAAATTTTATTTTGTCAACCGCTTGCGATGTTCCCAAATATGCCAAAAAAGAGAATGTAAAAATGATGGTAGATGTGGGTCATATCTATAAAAGATTGTGATAAAAACTCTTTTACATCTTCTTGCTGAAAAAGGCTATTATTTAAAAAATTTCTGTGGTCGAGGAATTTGTAAAAAATGTGAAGTTATTTTGGATAACAAAAAAGTCCTTGCTTGTCAGACAGAAATTCCGAAAGAAATAAATAACCAAAAACTATTTAAAAGAATTAACATCCCTTCCTCTTTTTTTCGTTTTTGCGACAAAAAATTTGATGAGACTGATTGCTTAGCAATT
This genomic interval carries:
- a CDS encoding uroporphyrinogen decarboxylase family protein, producing MIENIKVFPLVVANHAAYLTGQKERELYCDGEKLAKALLYCQKYYNYDAVIVFSDVYVEMEAMGGILSFPEDAPPVVKSYPRIIKVANPYTDGRIKEILKAATFLKKYLKNIPIFVSLKGPFSLACLLVEAERFFMMLVEKEKKARELINIAFENQLKYLKAILEINCIPFIGDPFASGSLIGYNLFENYALPPLKELIKEAKFCGLHICGETKNLLPLIIETKAKIISLETDIQFAKRYFPEDIYLMGSVPTDLLVNGDIFQVKEECEKEILAGGKNFILSTACDVPKYAKKENVKMMVDVGHIYKRL
- a CDS encoding methyltransferase domain-containing protein, which codes for MVRRDFTIKDVQEVYQGVGGKLWELVMGEQIHSGGEKATDILAQALELKPGMLVLDICSALGGPARHLAKKYGVKVVGLDATPRMVEEAIKRTEAAGLSHLVEYVLGNALDLPFKQETFDVVWGQEAWCYITDKKRLINEAYRVLKKGGKIGFTDWIITGEPSPAELQELLDSMTFPYMETFEGYQKLLKEAGFEILIARDETEDFHNYFIEYQKKVHGELKDIILNDFGKDIFDFASYLVNLWEKASREHKVGRGFYVAIKK
- a CDS encoding corrinoid protein, encoding MKKDIYEKLAKAVFSLNLSLTEKISQEIVKNNLDCQKAIFQGLVLGIKKVSDYFARGKYFIPEVLVAAECFYKGFEILKTNLKNPLPSKGKIILAVVEGDIHDIGKNIVKLMAEMDGFQVIDLGRDCPKEKILETALKEKPEIIGLSALMTTTMLEMEKVIKLLKENNIKAKVVIGGAPTSQLFAQKIGADGYAPDAVSGVKLFNQLIND